From a single Okeanomitos corallinicola TIOX110 genomic region:
- a CDS encoding zinc ABC transporter substrate-binding protein: MHNKQRDKIKKNGLNPLKKWIILIFSLFVSSIVAGCTQARENTDDNATQSLVNKSEKTQILTTFLPVYLFTKAVAGDVANVEILVPPGTDVHDYQATPDNVRAIATAKILVKNGLGMEEFLTDTVKNAENSQLVEIDASKGIKVIDDDIVTAGEKTEKDHNHKHEHSQGNPHVWLDPVFAKQQVINIRDSLIVADPENKDIYQTNAAAYIQELENLNNDFQQTLKKTPNCTFITFHDAFIHLAKRYQLQQIAVVELPEDQLSPTDVQTAINAVKKYKVKALFSEPGVDNKLLNSLSQDLNLTLYPLNSLENGEKNPQYYFQAMKSNLENLSAGCK; encoded by the coding sequence ATGCACAATAAACAGAGAGATAAAATCAAAAAAAACGGTTTAAACCCTTTAAAAAAATGGATTATACTTATTTTCTCCCTATTTGTGTCGTCAATTGTGGCTGGATGTACCCAAGCCAGGGAAAATACTGATGACAATGCTACGCAGTCATTGGTCAATAAATCCGAAAAAACTCAAATCTTAACGACATTTTTGCCAGTGTATTTATTTACCAAAGCTGTAGCTGGGGATGTAGCAAATGTGGAGATTTTAGTACCTCCAGGAACAGATGTACATGATTACCAAGCTACACCAGATAATGTCAGAGCGATCGCCACAGCCAAGATTTTAGTAAAAAATGGCCTAGGCATGGAAGAATTTCTCACAGATACAGTTAAAAATGCCGAAAATTCGCAATTAGTAGAAATTGATGCCAGTAAAGGTATTAAAGTTATAGATGATGATATCGTTACAGCAGGGGAAAAAACAGAAAAGGATCATAATCATAAACATGAACACTCCCAAGGAAACCCCCATGTTTGGCTAGATCCTGTATTTGCTAAACAACAAGTTATCAATATTCGGGATAGTTTAATTGTTGCTGATCCTGAAAATAAAGACATTTATCAAACTAATGCTGCGGCTTATATTCAGGAATTAGAAAATCTTAATAATGACTTTCAGCAGACTTTGAAAAAAACACCAAACTGCACATTTATCACTTTCCATGATGCCTTTATCCATCTGGCTAAACGTTATCAACTCCAGCAAATTGCAGTAGTAGAACTTCCTGAAGATCAGCTTTCACCAACAGATGTACAAACAGCTATCAACGCAGTCAAAAAGTACAAAGTGAAAGCCTTATTTAGTGAACCAGGAGTAGACAATAAATTACTGAATAGCCTTTCTCAAGATTTGAATTTAACTTTATATCCTCTCAATTCTTTAGAGAATGGGGAAAAAAATCCCCAGTATTATTTTCAAGCAATGAAAAGTAATTTAGAAAATTTGTCAGCAGGATGTAAATAA
- a CDS encoding iron uptake porin, protein MSKISNNLSIPAVCGVMLCLNTSVLAGETPGNTEANEALAVSSLEKINHNYQQNLISQVTSVSQFSDVQPTDWAFQALQSLVERYGCIAGYPNGTYRGNRALTRYEFAAGLNACLDRVNELIATATADMVSKQDLATLQRLQEDFSAELATLRGRVDAVEARTAELEANQFSTTSKLQGQVVGVVSDVLAGDNDTNSSTTFGARARIEFVSSFTGQDTLFTRIESNNINSPDLGTPEGNLFFAGSDGTNNAYLGTLWYKFPVGKKTQVIAIAEGGAADDVTSTVNIFDGDGAFGALSTFGTRNPIYGQIGGAGLGVTHQFSNALGVSLGYLSGTANDPSAKSGLFDGPYGALAQLTVRPSDRITLGLTYINSYNTSLATGSTTATFDGVTEAFSSNSYGVQASIGISEKFVVGGWAGYTNSKVLTGAKGDVDIWNYAVTLGFPDLGKKGNLAGIILGMEPKVTNSTAAVVAEDANTSYHVEAFYQYRVSENITITPGVIWLTAPNHNNNNNDVVIGALRTTFSF, encoded by the coding sequence ATGTCTAAAATATCGAATAATCTGTCTATTCCAGCAGTTTGTGGTGTAATGCTATGTTTGAATACATCAGTTTTGGCAGGAGAAACACCAGGGAACACAGAAGCGAATGAAGCTTTAGCTGTTTCTAGCCTGGAAAAAATTAATCATAATTATCAACAAAATTTAATATCACAAGTTACATCGGTATCTCAATTTTCCGATGTTCAGCCTACAGACTGGGCGTTTCAAGCTTTACAGTCCTTGGTAGAACGTTATGGGTGTATAGCAGGTTATCCCAACGGTACATATCGTGGAAATCGCGCATTAACAAGATATGAGTTTGCAGCCGGTTTAAATGCTTGCTTAGATCGAGTCAATGAATTAATTGCCACAGCGACGGCTGATATGGTATCAAAACAAGATTTAGCTACATTGCAAAGACTACAGGAAGATTTTTCTGCCGAACTAGCAACCCTACGGGGAAGAGTAGATGCTGTAGAAGCGAGAACCGCTGAATTAGAAGCAAATCAATTTTCTACTACCAGTAAACTCCAGGGTCAAGTTGTAGGCGTTGTCAGTGATGTTTTAGCAGGTGACAACGATACTAACAGTAGTACAACCTTTGGCGCACGGGCTAGAATTGAATTTGTTAGTAGTTTTACTGGTCAAGATACGCTATTCACTAGGATAGAAAGTAATAATATCAATAGTCCTGATCTGGGGACACCTGAAGGTAACTTATTTTTTGCTGGTAGTGATGGAACTAACAACGCTTACTTGGGTACATTGTGGTACAAATTTCCCGTAGGCAAGAAAACACAAGTAATTGCGATCGCTGAAGGTGGTGCAGCAGACGACGTTACCAGTACAGTTAATATTTTTGATGGGGATGGGGCGTTTGGTGCTTTGTCTACCTTTGGTACACGCAACCCCATCTATGGACAAATAGGTGGTGCGGGTTTGGGTGTGACTCATCAGTTTAGTAACGCATTAGGAGTAAGTTTAGGATATTTAAGTGGTACAGCTAATGATCCGAGTGCCAAAAGTGGTTTATTTGATGGACCCTATGGTGCTTTGGCACAGTTGACAGTCAGACCAAGCGATCGCATTACTTTGGGTTTAACGTATATCAATTCCTACAATACATCACTAGCAACAGGTAGCACCACTGCCACCTTTGATGGTGTTACCGAGGCATTTTCCAGTAATTCCTATGGTGTGCAAGCATCTATTGGTATTAGTGAAAAATTTGTTGTCGGTGGTTGGGCGGGATATACCAACAGTAAAGTGTTAACAGGTGCAAAAGGAGATGTAGATATTTGGAACTATGCGGTTACGCTTGGTTTTCCCGACTTGGGTAAAAAAGGTAACTTGGCTGGTATTATCCTGGGTATGGAACCAAAAGTTACTAACTCTACCGCCGCCGTAGTAGCTGAAGATGCTAATACCTCATATCACGTAGAGGCATTTTATCAATATCGAGTCAGTGAAAATATCACCATTACCCCTGGAGTTATTTGGTTAACAGCACCAAACCATAACAATAATAATAATGATGTAGTTATTGGGGCGCTGAGAACTACTTTTAGTTTTTAA
- a CDS encoding Tic22 family protein — protein MKSLLVRWGLTLGLVGSTLFSSVTAFNLPVLALTEQQVKEKLDSVPVYLITNDQGLPLSRTLPAKNGQQSASVTGVYMSRQEAEKFIQDLRKAKNKNPKLEEMARKLQVTAVPLGVIYQQLQQTKNQQNRLLFAFKPVDQEIQGALTLLKASGQKIDQEKFKSSVPVFAVRFSPDKGYVPIQMGEKKEQMIPLFLSKKDAQSLLSKVKPKFPTADIQVIDVNGVIQTLKDKNDSWLTQVVLVPSAESREYIRTLPKK, from the coding sequence ATGAAGTCATTGTTAGTACGTTGGGGTTTAACACTAGGTTTAGTGGGTAGTACCCTGTTTAGTAGTGTTACCGCTTTTAATCTTCCTGTACTGGCATTAACAGAACAACAAGTCAAGGAAAAGTTGGATTCAGTACCTGTTTATTTGATTACTAACGATCAAGGTTTACCTCTGAGTCGTACTCTCCCTGCAAAAAATGGACAGCAATCTGCATCTGTAACGGGTGTCTACATGAGTCGTCAGGAAGCTGAGAAGTTTATCCAAGATTTGCGGAAAGCTAAAAATAAAAATCCTAAACTGGAGGAGATGGCTAGAAAGTTACAAGTAACTGCTGTCCCATTAGGAGTTATTTATCAACAGTTACAACAAACGAAGAATCAGCAAAACCGACTATTGTTTGCTTTTAAACCAGTAGATCAAGAAATTCAGGGAGCTTTAACTTTACTGAAAGCGAGTGGTCAAAAAATAGATCAAGAAAAGTTTAAGTCTAGTGTACCTGTTTTTGCGGTGCGATTTTCACCAGACAAAGGTTATGTACCTATTCAAATGGGTGAGAAGAAAGAGCAAATGATTCCTTTGTTCTTGAGTAAAAAAGATGCACAAAGTTTGTTGAGCAAGGTAAAACCTAAGTTCCCCACAGCTGATATTCAGGTGATAGATGTAAATGGGGTGATCCAAACCTTAAAGGACAAAAATGATTCTTGGTTAACTCAGGTAGTTTTAGTTCCATCCGCAGAGTCGAGGGAATACATCAGAACTCTACCTAAGAAATAA
- a CDS encoding metal ABC transporter permease: MDSLINIHSKFLVITNLLELVNLLQFPFMQRAIIGAVLMGILGGLLGSFVTLRQLSFFSHAVSHAALVGVTLGVLLGINPTWMLLPFTLIFGVIVLYLIDNTDLASDSILSIVLSGALAIGIILARMITGYRGNLMAVLFGDILAIDTTDLILTVLVLLGSSAFLLSTLQQQILLTLNPDVAQVQGIPVQLYRYGFVILLSLAVAVAIKAVGVLLVNAFLVIPASTAKLMSHHFRRFLILSVIIGSSSSVVGMIISGAFKLASGPGIVLVQFLVFIIVFTWVKLRLKAA; this comes from the coding sequence ATGGACTCATTGATTAATATTCACAGTAAATTTTTAGTGATTACTAATCTTCTGGAGTTAGTAAACTTATTACAATTCCCTTTTATGCAACGTGCAATCATTGGTGCTGTATTAATGGGAATACTAGGTGGCTTATTGGGCAGCTTTGTCACTCTTAGACAGTTGTCATTTTTTAGTCATGCTGTTAGTCATGCCGCACTTGTAGGTGTAACATTAGGTGTTTTACTAGGTATCAACCCTACCTGGATGTTGTTACCCTTTACATTAATTTTTGGTGTAATTGTCCTTTACCTAATTGACAACACAGATTTAGCTAGTGATAGCATCCTTAGTATAGTCCTATCAGGAGCATTAGCCATAGGTATTATTCTGGCCAGAATGATTACGGGGTATCGGGGTAATTTAATGGCTGTACTGTTTGGCGATATTCTCGCTATTGACACCACTGATTTAATTTTGACCGTATTGGTACTTTTAGGTAGCAGCGCTTTTTTACTATCAACTCTGCAACAGCAAATTCTATTAACCCTTAACCCAGATGTTGCCCAAGTCCAAGGTATACCTGTGCAATTATATCGCTATGGGTTCGTAATCTTACTATCTCTAGCTGTAGCAGTAGCCATTAAAGCCGTTGGGGTTTTATTGGTAAACGCCTTTTTAGTTATTCCTGCTTCCACCGCTAAATTAATGAGTCACCATTTTAGGCGATTTCTGATTTTGTCGGTCATTATTGGTTCTAGTAGCAGCGTGGTAGGAATGATAATTTCTGGTGCTTTTAAGCTGGCTTCTGGACCGGGTATTGTCCTAGTACAGTTCCTCGTTTTCATCATTGTTTTCACTTGGGTAAAGTTAAGGCTAAAAGCAGCATAA
- a CDS encoding metal ABC transporter ATP-binding protein: protein MKEDQESIELPILKVEGLTVYQGNFLALRDVSFELFPGTDTAIVGPNGAGKSTLVKAILDLIPRHSGRIEIFGRPMSRLGNLRNQLGYMPQNFIFDRTFPISVKELVELGIGNRKQGTGKNKNLLSYFLQNQQEKSTAVKAALQRTDAYHLRNQAIGTLSGGQLKRVLLAYCLVTPRKLLVLDEAFAGVDIQGAADFYALLNELKREEGWTVLQVSHDIDMVNRHCDRVLCLNQTLVCSGHPEIALSPQNLLATYGPGFSRYQHEH from the coding sequence ATGAAGGAAGATCAAGAATCAATAGAATTACCAATATTAAAAGTAGAAGGTTTGACTGTCTACCAAGGAAACTTTCTCGCTTTACGTGATGTTTCCTTTGAATTATTTCCAGGAACAGATACAGCTATAGTTGGACCAAATGGCGCTGGTAAAAGTACCTTAGTTAAAGCAATTTTAGATTTAATTCCTCGTCATTCTGGAAGAATTGAAATTTTTGGTCGTCCCATGTCCCGATTAGGAAATTTACGTAACCAACTAGGTTATATGCCACAAAACTTTATTTTTGATCGTACTTTTCCTATTTCTGTCAAAGAATTAGTAGAACTAGGAATAGGTAACAGGAAACAGGGAACAGGTAAGAATAAAAATTTATTGTCCTACTTTTTGCAAAATCAACAAGAAAAATCAACCGCAGTCAAAGCAGCTTTACAACGTACAGACGCTTATCATCTCAGAAATCAAGCCATTGGCACTCTTAGCGGTGGTCAACTAAAAAGAGTATTATTAGCTTACTGTTTAGTCACACCCCGAAAATTATTAGTATTAGATGAAGCTTTTGCAGGGGTTGATATTCAAGGTGCGGCTGATTTTTATGCTTTACTCAATGAGTTAAAACGAGAAGAGGGATGGACAGTTTTACAAGTTTCCCATGATATAGATATGGTAAACCGTCATTGCGATCGCGTCCTCTGTCTCAATCAAACTTTAGTATGTTCCGGTCATCCAGAAATAGCCCTCTCACCCCAAAATCTCCTAGCAACTTATGGGCCAGGTTTTAGTCGTTATCAACATGAACATTAA
- a CDS encoding metalloregulator ArsR/SmtB family transcription factor produces MIQSNPRLTLEHNILETNSHELISTEKAQRMAEFFSFLGDANRLRVLSLLANQEFCVSDLAALLDMSESAVSHQLRNLRAMRLVSYRKQGRNVFYRLHDSHIFHLYQAVAEHIDEKD; encoded by the coding sequence ATGATTCAATCTAATCCACGTCTTACTTTAGAACATAATATTCTTGAAACAAATTCCCATGAATTAATCAGTACGGAAAAAGCCCAACGGATGGCAGAGTTTTTTAGCTTTTTGGGAGATGCTAACCGCTTGAGAGTTCTTTCTTTATTAGCTAATCAAGAATTTTGTGTGAGTGATTTAGCTGCTTTGCTAGATATGAGTGAATCTGCTGTTTCTCATCAATTAAGGAATTTACGGGCTATGCGTTTAGTTAGTTATCGCAAACAGGGAAGAAATGTTTTTTATCGTCTTCATGATAGTCATATTTTCCATCTGTATCAAGCGGTTGCTGAACACATAGATGAAAAAGATTAA
- a CDS encoding NFACT family protein: protein MQPVDFTTLIATCSELRANWLPARTEQVYQRDRYTITIALRTMKQRDWLDISWHPQATRICIAEPPPRTPDTFTFSQQLIHQLGGLALIAIDFIAPWERVVDLKFARRPGEAALYHLYVEVMGKYSNAILTDANNEIITAAHQVSQQQSSVRPIQTGQPYETPPKLTGTIPNLNESQTRWQERVSLVPGAVKKQLLKSYSGLSSSLLTSMLLAANISPETNTDTLTTDDWDRLFAHWQEWLQTLEVGKFQPSWIENGYTVMGWGETAPAKNIQELLNQYYTDQLNQQLFSQLRHQLTQKLNNILGKLGTKAKTFKDRLQQSDQADEYRQKADLLMAHLHNWQPGMKEIILEDFETGKPVAITLQPDKNAVQNAQKLYKQHQKLKRARAAVEPLLLEVQSEIDYLEQVEAAISQIDNYQTADDLQALEEIRDELIEQKYLEDLEYRRRSITETASTNFHRYRTPSGFEVLIGRNNNQNDYLTFRVAGDYDLWFHAQEIPGSHVLLRLEPGTVAEEADLEYTANIAAYFSRGRQSEQVPVVYTQPNRVYKPKGAKPGLVIYKQETIIWGKPGIIGDR, encoded by the coding sequence TTGCAACCCGTTGACTTTACCACCCTCATCGCAACTTGCAGCGAACTCCGCGCTAACTGGCTACCAGCACGCACAGAACAAGTTTACCAGCGCGATCGCTATACTATTACCATAGCCTTGCGAACCATGAAACAGCGGGACTGGCTAGATATATCATGGCATCCCCAAGCCACCAGAATTTGTATAGCCGAACCACCACCACGCACACCAGATACATTCACCTTCAGTCAACAACTGATCCATCAATTAGGTGGTTTAGCCTTAATAGCTATAGATTTTATCGCCCCTTGGGAACGAGTAGTTGATTTAAAATTTGCCCGTCGTCCTGGAGAAGCAGCACTTTATCACCTGTACGTTGAAGTCATGGGTAAATATAGTAATGCCATCCTCACCGATGCTAACAACGAAATTATCACCGCTGCCCATCAAGTTAGTCAACAGCAATCTAGCGTTCGTCCTATCCAAACCGGACAACCCTACGAAACACCACCGAAACTGACGGGAACTATACCTAATCTCAATGAATCACAAACCCGCTGGCAAGAAAGGGTAAGTTTAGTCCCAGGTGCAGTTAAAAAGCAACTACTAAAAAGTTATAGCGGTTTAAGTAGTTCTCTACTTACCTCAATGTTGCTGGCAGCTAATATATCACCAGAAACCAATACTGATACTTTAACTACTGATGACTGGGATAGACTATTTGCACATTGGCAAGAATGGTTACAAACTTTAGAAGTTGGTAAATTCCAACCTAGCTGGATTGAAAATGGCTATACTGTCATGGGTTGGGGTGAAACAGCACCAGCCAAAAATATCCAAGAATTACTGAATCAATATTACACCGATCAATTAAATCAACAGTTATTTTCCCAACTGCGCCATCAATTAACTCAGAAATTAAATAACATTCTGGGTAAACTAGGTACTAAAGCAAAAACTTTTAAAGACAGGTTACAACAGTCAGATCAAGCAGATGAATATCGCCAGAAAGCTGATCTATTAATGGCACATTTGCACAACTGGCAACCGGGGATGAAAGAAATCATTTTAGAAGATTTTGAAACAGGTAAACCAGTTGCCATTACCCTACAACCAGATAAAAACGCTGTCCAAAACGCCCAAAAGCTTTATAAACAACATCAAAAACTCAAACGCGCCCGTGCAGCAGTAGAACCCTTACTATTAGAAGTACAGTCAGAAATTGACTATTTAGAACAAGTAGAAGCTGCCATTTCTCAAATAGACAATTACCAAACAGCAGATGATTTACAAGCTTTAGAAGAAATTCGGGATGAATTAATTGAACAAAAATATTTAGAAGATTTAGAATATCGTCGCCGCAGCATCACCGAAACCGCAAGTACCAACTTTCATCGTTATCGCACCCCCAGCGGTTTTGAAGTCTTAATTGGTCGCAACAATAACCAAAATGACTATCTCACATTTCGGGTAGCGGGAGATTATGACTTGTGGTTTCACGCCCAAGAAATTCCTGGAAGTCATGTTTTACTAAGACTTGAACCCGGTACAGTTGCTGAGGAAGCAGACTTAGAATACACGGCTAACATTGCAGCTTACTTTAGTCGCGGCCGTCAAAGTGAACAAGTACCAGTGGTTTACACCCAACCCAACCGAGTCTACAAACCCAAAGGTGCAAAACCAGGATTGGTAATTTACAAACAAGAAACGATTATTTGGGGAAAACCAGGAATAATAGGTGACAGGTGA
- a CDS encoding GNAT family N-acetyltransferase, translating into MGFWKTWFTSSESVATNKAAAFEELKKSNRGNSSAEGDSIVFSTEREIDLYELEELCDAVGWSRRPLRKVKKAIEHSFLVASMWQIRGNKKRLIGFARATSDHAFNATIWDVVVHPDFQGQGMGKALMKYVLKKLRSEEISNVTLFADPHVVDFYRTMGFMPDPEGIKGMFWYPQ; encoded by the coding sequence ATGGGTTTTTGGAAAACTTGGTTTACTAGTTCTGAATCTGTAGCGACAAACAAAGCAGCCGCTTTTGAAGAGTTAAAAAAAAGTAATAGGGGTAACTCTAGTGCCGAAGGCGATAGCATCGTGTTTAGCACTGAACGAGAAATTGACCTTTATGAACTTGAAGAACTCTGTGATGCGGTTGGCTGGTCACGTCGTCCTCTGAGAAAAGTAAAAAAGGCCATTGAACACAGTTTTCTCGTAGCCTCGATGTGGCAAATACGAGGGAATAAAAAACGTTTAATTGGTTTTGCTCGTGCTACCTCAGATCACGCCTTTAATGCCACCATTTGGGATGTGGTAGTCCACCCAGACTTTCAAGGTCAAGGAATGGGCAAAGCTTTGATGAAATATGTTCTGAAAAAACTTAGAAGTGAAGAAATTAGCAATGTAACTCTGTTTGCTGATCCCCATGTTGTAGATTTTTACCGAACTATGGGTTTTATGCCAGATCCAGAAGGTATCAAAGGGATGTTTTGGTATCCCCAATGA
- a CDS encoding Uma2 family endonuclease, whose translation MPTQLSELQKITELVISWEALPNDFHLEDEPVENTGQPILAGALRESLEIAGFIQPQMLIASNFGLCATVNNQIIVKAPDWLYIPSVKEILPERRSYTPNLEGDIPAVIMEFLSHTECGEYSFKRTYPPGKWFFYEQILKVPVYIIFDPENGLLEFYQLENERYQLKQPDENGRHWVDSMGLFLGTWQGTKEGRTGYWLRWWDKDGNLLLWAVEKIDKERQEKEKLIEYLLSQGIDPNNLPI comes from the coding sequence ATGCCCACCCAACTAAGCGAACTGCAAAAAATAACAGAACTGGTTATCTCTTGGGAAGCATTACCAAATGATTTTCACCTAGAGGATGAACCAGTGGAAAATACAGGACAACCTATATTAGCAGGTGCATTAAGAGAAAGTTTAGAAATAGCAGGTTTCATCCAACCACAAATGTTAATAGCTTCTAACTTTGGACTTTGTGCTACAGTCAATAACCAAATTATTGTCAAAGCACCAGACTGGTTATATATTCCCTCAGTGAAAGAGATTTTACCAGAAAGAAGAAGCTATACACCCAATTTAGAAGGGGATATACCCGCAGTCATAATGGAATTTTTATCCCATACTGAATGTGGAGAATATTCCTTTAAACGCACTTATCCCCCTGGCAAATGGTTTTTTTATGAACAAATTTTAAAAGTTCCAGTTTACATAATTTTCGATCCTGAAAATGGATTATTAGAATTTTATCAATTAGAAAATGAACGATATCAACTCAAACAACCAGATGAAAATGGTCGTCATTGGGTTGATAGTATGGGCTTATTTTTAGGAACTTGGCAAGGCACAAAAGAAGGTAGAACAGGTTATTGGTTAAGATGGTGGGATAAAGATGGGAACTTATTACTTTGGGCAGTAGAAAAAATTGACAAAGAACGTCAAGAAAAAGAAAAATTGAT
- the prmC gene encoding peptide chain release factor N(5)-glutamine methyltransferase, giving the protein MTKQQPKMVSGSELWQWRNVAVQSAIAHNIPCLEVDWLLQEIAGLDKLALRLESFKTLTQIEMRFSLKELNQLWEKRLHERLPIQYIAGVTPWRKFQLTVSDAVLIPRPETETLIDLAVAAAQTNGLQSGNWADLGTGSGAIALGLAELLTNATIYAVDCSPEALAVAQTNAKNLGFDERIKFYQGAWWQPLELLQGKFAGMVSNPPYIPSETVLTLQPEVVNHEPHLALDGGVDGLDCIRHLIAVSPAYLQTGGIWLIEMMDGQADAVRQLLENNGKYRDISIHADLAGIERFALTYIK; this is encoded by the coding sequence ATGACTAAGCAACAGCCAAAGATGGTTTCTGGTTCAGAGCTTTGGCAATGGCGCAATGTTGCGGTTCAAAGTGCGATCGCCCACAATATTCCATGCTTAGAAGTAGATTGGCTGTTACAAGAAATAGCTGGTTTAGATAAATTAGCATTGCGTTTGGAGTCATTCAAAACATTGACTCAGATTGAGATGCGGTTTTCTCTAAAAGAACTAAACCAGTTATGGGAAAAACGCTTACATGAACGCTTACCCATACAGTATATTGCTGGTGTTACCCCTTGGCGCAAGTTTCAACTTACTGTTTCTGATGCGGTTTTGATTCCTAGGCCGGAAACAGAAACTTTGATTGATTTGGCTGTAGCTGCTGCCCAAACTAATGGTTTACAATCAGGGAATTGGGCAGACTTGGGGACTGGCAGTGGTGCGATCGCTCTGGGTTTAGCTGAACTATTGACAAATGCCACAATTTATGCTGTAGATTGTAGTCCAGAAGCCTTGGCTGTTGCTCAAACAAATGCGAAAAATTTGGGTTTTGATGAAAGGATTAAATTTTATCAGGGTGCTTGGTGGCAACCCTTAGAACTCTTGCAAGGAAAGTTTGCGGGGATGGTCTCAAATCCCCCCTACATTCCCAGCGAAACTGTGTTAACCCTACAACCGGAAGTAGTTAACCATGAACCCCATTTAGCTTTAGATGGTGGTGTTGATGGTTTAGATTGTATTCGTCATTTAATTGCAGTGTCTCCTGCTTATTTACAGACTGGGGGAATTTGGTTAATTGAAATGATGGACGGACAAGCGGATGCGGTGAGACAATTGTTAGAAAATAACGGTAAATATCGTGATATTTCCATCCATGCTGATTTAGCAGGTATAGAAAGATTTGCACTCACTTATATTAAGTAG